A region from the uncultured Holophaga sp. genome encodes:
- a CDS encoding ABC transporter substrate binding protein gives MGAENIYVEYLDTKRFYWEDYLQQLAQVLRRKYRDFRPDLVLVTDNNAFDFMRRYGDGLFPGIPVVFCGVNNLVDGDLKGHPNFTGVSEEADLRGSLDVALSLVPGTRCVYSIHDSTETGRIVAERFRALFPSYPAIRFVPLEGMDLKDILARLHNLPPHTIVFHPFFGRDASGQSWPYEQSMALVAENAKVPVFSAWDFNLGHGAVGGVLTRGADQGAAAARIALRILSGERPQDIPVVRDLPGRLMFDGRELERFRIPLQALPKSSEIINQPESAFSRYRTLLITLTGTVALLVTIIAILSANISRRKQAEDDLIRYQAHLEDLVQERSSQLQTANEELQRDLVARERAESALRRAEANLRNIFDHAAEGIYQASPGGHFLAVNPALARMAGYATPAEMVRVVEDLRTDFFVDRVQRLDFERRLAEETELRAQESMIRRRDGQMLWILESARVKRRPDGSLEHFEGFIQDISERRRDEEALRNSQQLLDSTFASLLDALFIINAGSRTVRDCNPATRQLFGYTREELIGASARILHVDEASYQILEVRALEAFATHGFLNLPNFQMRRKGGEVFVCELALMPLRDQVGTLTSWVCVVRDITEQRQMEAKLDLTRRKLRALTAELSAVEERERRAIATQLHDELGAVLAMVKVKLATLLREAEGAPMAAALETIHGLVGEAVSATRSLTWELSPPVLYQLGLGAAIEWLCEACEEKNGLAIAFTQLGEPAGINEEMRFLLFSAVRELLLNIVKHAEASQVTVTLAWTEGRVLCCVEDNGKGFVLSEVGTLREAHRSFGLFNIQERVADLDGRVDIVSVPGQGTTVTLVLPFGEEGHA, from the coding sequence GTGGGGGCGGAGAACATCTACGTCGAGTACCTCGACACGAAGCGCTTCTACTGGGAGGACTACCTGCAGCAGTTGGCCCAGGTCCTCCGCCGGAAGTACCGGGACTTCCGGCCTGATCTGGTTCTGGTGACGGACAACAACGCCTTCGACTTCATGAGGCGGTACGGGGACGGGCTCTTCCCCGGGATTCCGGTGGTCTTCTGTGGCGTCAACAACCTGGTGGATGGGGACCTGAAGGGCCATCCCAACTTCACGGGTGTGAGTGAGGAGGCCGACCTCAGGGGCAGTCTGGATGTGGCCCTGTCCCTCGTGCCCGGAACCCGTTGCGTGTATTCCATCCACGACTCCACCGAGACCGGTCGGATCGTGGCCGAGCGCTTCCGGGCCCTCTTCCCCTCCTACCCGGCCATCCGCTTCGTCCCCCTGGAGGGGATGGACCTGAAGGACATCCTGGCCAGGCTCCACAACCTGCCGCCCCACACCATCGTCTTCCATCCTTTCTTCGGACGGGATGCCTCCGGGCAGAGCTGGCCGTACGAGCAGAGCATGGCGCTGGTGGCGGAGAACGCCAAGGTGCCGGTATTCAGTGCCTGGGACTTCAACCTGGGGCACGGTGCAGTGGGGGGGGTGCTCACCCGGGGTGCCGACCAGGGGGCCGCCGCCGCCCGGATTGCCCTGCGGATCCTCAGCGGGGAGCGCCCCCAGGACATCCCCGTGGTCCGGGATCTTCCGGGTCGGCTCATGTTCGATGGCCGGGAGCTGGAACGCTTCCGGATCCCCCTCCAGGCCCTCCCCAAGAGTAGCGAGATCATCAACCAGCCCGAGTCGGCCTTCTCCCGCTACCGTACCCTCCTGATCACCCTGACGGGCACAGTGGCGCTGCTGGTGACCATCATCGCCATCCTCTCGGCCAACATCAGCCGCCGCAAACAGGCTGAAGACGACCTGATCCGCTACCAGGCCCACCTGGAGGATCTGGTGCAGGAACGCTCGTCCCAGCTCCAGACGGCCAATGAGGAGCTGCAGCGCGATCTGGTGGCCCGGGAGCGGGCGGAATCGGCCCTCAGGCGGGCCGAGGCGAACCTCCGCAACATCTTCGACCACGCCGCGGAGGGGATCTACCAGGCTTCGCCCGGAGGGCATTTCCTGGCCGTGAACCCGGCCCTGGCCCGGATGGCCGGATATGCCACCCCCGCCGAGATGGTCCGGGTCGTCGAGGACCTGCGGACGGACTTCTTCGTGGATCGGGTGCAGCGCCTGGACTTCGAGCGGCGCCTGGCGGAGGAGACCGAATTGCGGGCCCAGGAATCCATGATCCGCCGCCGGGATGGCCAGATGCTCTGGATTCTGGAGAGCGCCCGGGTCAAGCGGAGGCCCGATGGGAGCCTGGAGCACTTCGAGGGCTTCATCCAGGACATCAGCGAGCGGCGCAGGGACGAGGAGGCGCTCCGGAATTCCCAGCAGCTCCTGGACAGCACCTTCGCGAGCCTTCTGGATGCCCTCTTCATCATCAATGCCGGCTCCCGCACGGTCCGGGACTGCAATCCGGCGACCCGCCAGCTCTTCGGATACACCCGTGAGGAGCTCATCGGGGCCTCGGCGCGGATCCTCCATGTGGACGAGGCCTCATACCAGATCCTGGAGGTGCGGGCCCTGGAGGCCTTCGCCACCCACGGCTTCCTGAACCTGCCCAACTTCCAGATGCGCCGCAAAGGGGGCGAAGTCTTCGTCTGCGAGCTGGCCCTCATGCCCCTCCGGGACCAGGTTGGCACCCTCACCAGCTGGGTCTGCGTGGTGCGGGACATCACAGAGCAGCGGCAGATGGAGGCCAAGCTCGACCTCACCCGGCGCAAGCTTCGGGCCCTGACCGCCGAGCTGAGCGCGGTGGAGGAGCGGGAGCGTCGGGCCATCGCCACCCAGCTCCACGATGAACTGGGTGCGGTGCTGGCTATGGTCAAGGTCAAGCTGGCCACGCTCCTGCGGGAGGCGGAGGGGGCACCCATGGCGGCCGCCCTGGAGACCATCCACGGTCTGGTGGGGGAGGCGGTGAGCGCCACCCGGAGCCTCACCTGGGAGCTGAGTCCCCCTGTGCTCTACCAGCTTGGGCTGGGGGCCGCCATCGAGTGGCTCTGCGAGGCCTGCGAGGAGAAGAACGGCCTGGCCATCGCCTTCACCCAGCTGGGGGAGCCCGCGGGGATCAACGAGGAGATGCGCTTCCTGCTCTTCTCGGCGGTCAGGGAGCTGCTGCTCAACATCGTCAAGCATGCCGAGGCGAGCCAGGTCACCGTGACCCTGGCCTGGACCGAAGGGCGGGTGCTCTGCTGCGTGGAGGACAACGGCAAGGGCTTCGTCCTCTCCGAGGTGGGTACCTTGAGAGAGGCCCACCGGAGCTTCGGGCTCTTCAACATCCAGGAGCGGGTGGCGGATCTGGACGGACGGGTGGACATCGTCTCCGTCCCGGGGCAGGGGACCACCGTGACCCTCGTGCTACCCTTCGGGGAAGAAGGGCACGCATGA
- a CDS encoding citrate synthase → MTTAKLELDGKVVEFPVIVGTEGEKGVDFRQLRDRTGYISYDESYANTGSCQSAITFIDGEQGILRYRGIPIEELARDSSFVETAFLLIYGHLPAPVQRRRFSSLLTEYQTIHEDMRFHFEGFPSSAHPMAILSAMINAASCFIPQLAEDYDPVEFEKMAARLVSQVRTLAAYAYRKSRGLPSIYPKRKYAYTENFLHMMFSHPDEDYPIHPAVLKALDLIFLLHADHEQNCSTSTVRMVASSRANLFASAAAGVCALWGPLHGGANQAVIEMLRTIQAEGDDGTRFLEQVKRKDSSHRARLMGFGHRVYKNYDPRARIIKARCDEMLQQLGIQDPLVDIAKRLEEAALQDDYFLERKLYPNVDFYSGIILQAIGIPVEMFTVIFAIGRMPGWIANYKEVIEDPGTRIYRPRQIYQGRPLNHYQDLELRC, encoded by the coding sequence ATGACGACAGCGAAGCTCGAGCTCGATGGGAAGGTTGTGGAGTTCCCCGTCATCGTGGGGACCGAAGGTGAGAAGGGTGTCGACTTCCGCCAGCTGAGGGACCGGACAGGCTACATCTCCTACGACGAGTCGTACGCCAACACCGGAAGCTGTCAGAGCGCCATCACCTTCATCGATGGAGAACAGGGCATCCTCCGCTACCGGGGCATCCCCATCGAAGAGCTGGCGCGGGACTCCTCCTTCGTCGAGACCGCCTTCCTGCTCATCTACGGGCACCTGCCAGCCCCTGTCCAGCGCCGGCGTTTCTCCTCCCTCCTGACTGAGTACCAGACCATCCACGAGGACATGCGCTTCCACTTCGAGGGCTTCCCCTCCTCGGCGCACCCCATGGCCATCCTCTCGGCCATGATCAACGCAGCCAGCTGCTTCATCCCCCAGCTGGCCGAGGACTACGACCCCGTGGAGTTCGAGAAGATGGCCGCCAGGCTGGTCTCACAGGTCCGCACCCTGGCGGCCTACGCCTACCGGAAGTCCCGGGGGCTCCCCTCCATCTACCCCAAGCGGAAGTACGCCTATACCGAAAACTTCCTGCACATGATGTTCTCCCATCCCGACGAGGACTATCCCATCCATCCCGCGGTGCTCAAGGCCCTGGACCTGATCTTCCTGCTCCACGCTGACCATGAGCAGAACTGCTCAACCTCCACCGTCCGCATGGTGGCCTCCAGCCGGGCCAATCTCTTCGCCAGTGCCGCTGCCGGAGTCTGCGCCCTGTGGGGACCGCTCCACGGAGGGGCCAACCAGGCCGTTATCGAGATGCTCCGTACCATCCAGGCCGAGGGCGACGACGGCACCCGCTTCCTGGAGCAGGTCAAGCGCAAGGACAGCAGCCACCGGGCCCGCCTCATGGGCTTCGGCCACCGGGTCTACAAGAACTACGACCCCCGTGCCCGCATCATCAAGGCCCGCTGCGATGAGATGCTGCAGCAGCTGGGCATCCAGGACCCCCTGGTGGACATCGCCAAGCGCCTGGAGGAGGCAGCCCTCCAGGATGACTACTTCCTGGAGCGGAAGCTCTACCCCAATGTGGACTTTTACAGCGGGATCATCCTCCAGGCCATTGGCATCCCCGTGGAGATGTTCACCGTCATCTTCGCCATCGGACGGATGCCGGGCTGGATCGCCAACTACAAGGAGGTCATCGAGGATCCTGGCACCCGCATCTACCGCCCCCGGCAGATCTACCAGGGCAGGCCCCTGAACCACTACCAGGACCTGGAACTGCGCTGCTGA
- a CDS encoding HAD-IG family 5'-nucleotidase yields MTQGIYCNRTLNLRAIKAIGYDMDYTLVDYRVDVFERRVFEYAQNRLVSMGWPVGGLCFDPSMVARGLVIDTELGNVVKPDRFGFIKKVMHGTRALEFTQQRQAYAHLTVDLAQPRWVFLNTLFTLSEGCLFAQVVELFDEGRLEGVKSYADLYRRVRAAVDAQHFEGRLKAEIVADPDRYVVQDPEAALTLLDQRAAGKRLLLVTNSEWSYTDSMMSYAYNRYLPEGTTWRELFDLVIVSARKPDFFTGRQPFLEVVTPEGLLRPCTEPLASGRAYYGGSAVQVEAELGLSGDEILYVGDHMFGDVHVSKSELRWRTVLILRELEGEVRALESFREQDRILAARMEEKAALEARLSQGRVDLQRLRAGYGPRPGLDEHELEGRVQDLRGEIRNLDLDIAPLAKAAMELANPRWGLLMRAGNDKSHLARQVERYADVYTSRVSNLLKATPYVYLRSARGSLPHDPSAPGGTGLE; encoded by the coding sequence ATGACCCAGGGGATCTACTGCAACCGGACGCTCAATCTGCGGGCCATCAAGGCCATCGGCTACGACATGGACTACACCCTGGTGGACTACCGGGTGGATGTCTTCGAGCGGCGGGTCTTCGAATACGCCCAGAACCGGCTGGTCTCCATGGGGTGGCCGGTGGGGGGCTTGTGTTTCGACCCCTCTATGGTGGCCCGGGGTCTGGTCATTGACACGGAGCTGGGGAACGTGGTCAAGCCCGACCGCTTCGGCTTCATCAAGAAGGTCATGCACGGGACCCGGGCCCTGGAGTTCACCCAGCAGCGTCAGGCCTATGCCCACCTCACCGTGGACCTCGCCCAGCCCCGTTGGGTCTTCCTGAACACCCTCTTCACCCTCTCGGAGGGCTGCCTCTTCGCCCAGGTGGTCGAGCTCTTCGACGAGGGGCGCCTGGAGGGTGTCAAGAGCTATGCCGACCTCTACCGGCGGGTCCGGGCGGCGGTGGATGCCCAGCACTTCGAAGGGCGGCTCAAGGCCGAGATCGTAGCGGATCCTGACCGCTACGTCGTCCAGGATCCTGAGGCGGCCCTCACCCTGCTGGATCAGCGGGCGGCGGGGAAGCGGCTGCTCCTGGTCACCAACTCCGAATGGTCCTACACCGACTCGATGATGTCCTATGCCTACAACCGGTATCTGCCAGAGGGCACCACTTGGCGGGAGCTCTTCGATCTGGTGATCGTCAGCGCCCGCAAACCCGACTTTTTCACGGGCCGCCAGCCCTTCCTGGAGGTGGTGACCCCGGAGGGCCTGCTGCGGCCCTGCACCGAGCCCCTGGCCAGCGGCCGGGCCTACTACGGGGGCAGCGCCGTCCAGGTGGAGGCGGAGCTCGGCCTGTCCGGGGACGAGATCCTCTATGTGGGGGATCACATGTTCGGCGATGTCCATGTATCCAAGAGCGAGCTGCGCTGGCGGACCGTACTGATCCTCCGGGAGCTGGAGGGTGAGGTGAGGGCTCTGGAGTCCTTCCGCGAGCAGGATCGCATCCTGGCGGCTCGCATGGAGGAGAAGGCCGCCCTGGAGGCACGTCTCTCCCAGGGGCGGGTGGACCTCCAGCGGCTCCGGGCCGGCTACGGCCCCAGGCCCGGGCTGGACGAGCATGAGTTGGAAGGCAGGGTCCAGGATCTGCGGGGCGAGATCCGGAACCTGGACCTGGACATCGCTCCCCTGGCCAAGGCGGCCATGGAACTGGCCAACCCTCGCTGGGGGCTGTTGATGCGGGCGGGCAACGACAAGAGCCACCTGGCCCGCCAAGTGGAGCGCTACGCCGATGTCTACACCTCCAGGGTCAGCAACCTGCTGAAGGCGACCCCCTACGTCTACCTGCGCTCAGCCCGGGGCAGCCTGCCCCACGACCCCAGCGCCCCCGGGGGGACAGGATTGGAGTAG
- a CDS encoding L-lactate permease → MLTWTQVYNPVMGNVFLSAAVAAIPVVVLLALLGFAHVKAHWAAILGLVCSLSIAIFVYGMPGRLAGAAALYGACYGLLPIGWIILGAIFVYDITVKTGDFEVVKHSIAGLADDRRIQVLLIGFSFGAFIEGAAGFGTPVAIAGAMLIGLGFRPLKAAVLALIANTAPVAFGALGIPIITLAKVTGLPENALSSVVGRQMLPFSLIVPFWVVWAMAGRKKMWEVWPACLVCGGSFSLTQFIVSNYFGASLVAIFSSVISLVATVILLKFWKPKNTWHFDHESADTREAEAASRPSHSTGRIARAWMPWVILCAFVFAWGHPTVKTYLNGGAKGHENFLVGKSVVKVPVPALDKAVVKAPPVVAKPVAEEAVYTFNWLSATGTSLLLAGIVSGLLLGLSVKELLKIFFGTLKRIRISLLTITAMLALGFSTRYAGLDATMGLAFASTGMFFPFFSPLLGWLGVALTGSDTSSNVLFGGLQKISAEKLGISPILACGANSAGGVMGKMIDAQSIVVAGVATGQQGKEGEILRGVFWHSIALACLVGLVVFLQAYVLTWTVPVIQAVAK, encoded by the coding sequence ATGCTTACATGGACCCAGGTGTACAACCCGGTGATGGGGAACGTGTTTCTCTCTGCCGCCGTGGCGGCCATCCCGGTGGTCGTTCTGCTGGCCCTGCTGGGCTTCGCCCATGTCAAGGCCCATTGGGCTGCCATCCTCGGGCTGGTCTGCTCGCTCTCCATCGCCATCTTCGTCTACGGCATGCCCGGCAGGCTCGCCGGAGCGGCGGCCCTCTATGGCGCATGCTACGGCCTGCTGCCCATCGGGTGGATCATCCTGGGGGCCATCTTTGTCTATGACATCACGGTGAAGACCGGGGACTTCGAGGTGGTGAAGCACTCCATCGCGGGCCTGGCGGATGACCGGCGCATCCAGGTGCTTCTCATCGGCTTCAGCTTCGGGGCCTTCATCGAGGGCGCCGCCGGCTTCGGTACCCCCGTGGCCATCGCTGGCGCCATGCTCATCGGCCTGGGCTTCCGCCCCCTCAAGGCGGCTGTCCTCGCCCTCATCGCCAATACGGCACCAGTGGCCTTCGGTGCTCTCGGAATCCCCATCATCACCCTGGCCAAGGTGACCGGTCTGCCCGAGAACGCCCTCAGTTCCGTGGTGGGTCGCCAGATGCTGCCCTTCTCCCTCATTGTGCCCTTCTGGGTGGTGTGGGCCATGGCCGGCCGCAAGAAGATGTGGGAAGTCTGGCCCGCCTGCCTGGTCTGCGGCGGCAGCTTCTCCCTGACCCAGTTCATCGTCAGCAACTACTTCGGCGCCTCCCTGGTGGCCATCTTCAGTTCGGTGATCTCCCTCGTCGCCACCGTCATCCTTCTGAAGTTCTGGAAGCCCAAGAACACATGGCACTTCGACCATGAGTCCGCCGACACCCGCGAGGCCGAGGCCGCCAGCCGTCCCAGCCACAGCACCGGGCGCATCGCCCGTGCGTGGATGCCCTGGGTCATCCTCTGCGCCTTCGTCTTCGCCTGGGGCCACCCTACCGTCAAGACCTATCTGAACGGCGGTGCCAAGGGGCATGAGAACTTCCTGGTCGGCAAGTCTGTGGTCAAGGTCCCCGTGCCCGCCCTGGACAAGGCCGTCGTCAAGGCCCCCCCCGTTGTGGCCAAGCCCGTTGCCGAGGAGGCTGTCTACACCTTCAACTGGCTCTCCGCCACGGGCACCAGCCTGCTGCTGGCCGGCATCGTCAGCGGCCTGCTGCTGGGTCTCTCCGTCAAGGAACTCCTGAAGATCTTCTTTGGCACCCTGAAGCGCATCCGGATCTCGCTGCTGACCATCACGGCCATGCTTGCTCTCGGCTTCTCCACCCGCTATGCCGGTCTGGACGCCACCATGGGCCTGGCCTTCGCCTCCACCGGCATGTTCTTCCCCTTCTTCTCCCCGCTCCTGGGCTGGCTGGGCGTGGCCCTCACCGGCAGCGACACCTCCTCCAATGTGCTCTTCGGCGGTCTGCAGAAGATCAGCGCCGAGAAGCTGGGGATCAGTCCCATCCTGGCCTGCGGCGCCAACAGCGCGGGCGGCGTCATGGGCAAGATGATCGATGCCCAGAGCATCGTGGTGGCCGGCGTGGCCACGGGACAGCAGGGCAAGGAGGGCGAGATCCTGCGGGGTGTCTTCTGGCACAGTATCGCTCTGGCTTGCCTTGTGGGTCTCGTGGTCTTCCTCCAGGCCTATGTGCTGACCTGGACGGTCCCGGTGATCCAGGCCGTGGCGAAGTAG
- the nadC gene encoding carboxylating nicotinate-nucleotide diphosphorylase, producing the protein MSVPSRLNPPHSLTYREALRGFLREDWGTQDWSTATVPDRPVTARILAKSPLVLAGLGIACEVFREVDPALELRPGAEDGEAVEPGREVLLILGSSRAILSAERVALNLLQRLSGTATLTRAFVEAVAGTRARILDTRKTTPGLKLMEKYAVRCGGGFNHRLTLGDGLMLKENHIAAAGGIAPAVLRAREVAPSLVRIEVEAETLDQVRECLAVAGIDVVLLDNMSDPQMAEAVRLRDAAGSPVLLEASGNMSLARVASVARTGVDFISVGALTHSAPAADLSLRMA; encoded by the coding sequence ATGAGCGTCCCCTCCCGCCTGAATCCTCCCCATTCCCTGACCTACCGGGAGGCCCTGCGGGGCTTCCTCCGGGAGGACTGGGGCACCCAGGACTGGAGCACGGCCACGGTGCCCGACCGCCCCGTCACGGCTCGGATCCTGGCCAAGTCGCCCCTGGTGCTGGCGGGACTGGGCATCGCCTGCGAGGTCTTCCGGGAGGTGGATCCCGCCCTGGAACTCCGGCCCGGAGCCGAGGATGGCGAAGCTGTGGAGCCCGGACGTGAGGTGCTTCTCATCCTGGGTTCCAGCCGGGCCATCCTCTCTGCCGAGCGGGTGGCGCTCAACCTCCTGCAGCGGCTGAGCGGTACCGCCACTCTGACCCGCGCCTTCGTGGAGGCGGTGGCCGGTACCCGGGCCCGCATCCTGGACACCCGCAAGACCACGCCCGGGCTGAAGCTCATGGAGAAATACGCCGTTCGCTGCGGTGGGGGCTTCAATCACCGGCTGACCTTGGGGGATGGCCTCATGCTCAAGGAGAACCACATCGCCGCCGCCGGGGGCATCGCTCCGGCCGTCCTGCGGGCCCGGGAGGTGGCCCCCTCCCTGGTGCGGATTGAGGTGGAGGCCGAGACCCTGGACCAGGTTCGGGAGTGCCTGGCGGTGGCCGGCATCGATGTGGTGCTCCTGGACAACATGAGCGATCCGCAGATGGCCGAGGCGGTGCGTCTCCGGGATGCCGCCGGGAGCCCGGTCCTGCTGGAGGCCAGCGGCAATATGAGCCTGGCCCGGGTCGCATCCGTAGCCCGGACGGGGGTGGACTTCATCTCGGTGGGGGCCCTCACCCACAGTGCCCCGGCGGCCGATCTCAGCCTCAGGATGGCCTGA
- a CDS encoding response regulator transcription factor, translating into MTTILIADDHRVVREGLRTLLAQEPDLDVVGEASDGNEVLALAGTLNPDVVIMDIAMPGLNGIEATKAIVAERPGMRVVALSMYADRRFVTQILRAGAMGYVLKEAAFEELARAIRTVVGGKPFLSPSVAGFVVEEFVQQVSPTPEKSLALLTAREQEVLKLLAEGRRAREIAQELNIGQKTVEAHRQNLMNKLDLHSIAELTRFAIREGLTTV; encoded by the coding sequence ATGACCACGATCCTGATTGCAGATGACCACCGCGTGGTGCGGGAGGGGCTGAGAACCCTCCTCGCCCAGGAACCCGATCTGGATGTGGTGGGCGAGGCTTCCGATGGCAATGAGGTGCTGGCGCTGGCCGGAACCCTCAACCCGGATGTGGTCATCATGGACATCGCCATGCCAGGGCTCAACGGGATCGAGGCCACCAAGGCCATCGTGGCCGAGCGGCCCGGGATGCGGGTCGTCGCGCTCTCCATGTATGCCGATCGACGCTTCGTGACCCAGATCCTCAGAGCCGGGGCCATGGGCTATGTGCTGAAGGAGGCCGCCTTCGAAGAACTGGCCCGGGCCATCCGCACCGTGGTGGGGGGGAAGCCCTTCCTGAGTCCCTCTGTGGCCGGCTTCGTGGTGGAGGAGTTCGTCCAGCAGGTGTCCCCGACACCTGAGAAGTCCCTGGCCCTCCTCACGGCAAGGGAGCAGGAGGTCCTCAAGCTGCTGGCCGAGGGGCGGCGGGCCAGGGAGATCGCCCAGGAACTCAACATCGGCCAGAAGACGGTGGAGGCCCATCGCCAGAACCTGATGAACAAGCTGGACCTGCACAGCATCGCGGAGTTGACCCGCTTTGCCATCCGCGAGGGGCTGACCACGGTGTGA
- a CDS encoding lactate utilization protein — MFEAFEARARAAGAEVHHFPTASGAMDFLRERLKAEGVAEGGERAVLAPGFPMDPCPGLICPVTREAARTARVGITRMGWGLADTGTLVQDSTAVEQRLASSLPWVHIALLPTRALLPDLASLLERVDPDRAAYLAFITGPSRTADIERVLAIGVHGPEKLVIVCVDDLEVAP, encoded by the coding sequence ATGTTCGAAGCATTCGAGGCCAGGGCCCGGGCCGCTGGGGCCGAAGTCCATCACTTTCCCACCGCCTCCGGGGCGATGGACTTTCTCCGCGAGCGCCTCAAGGCCGAAGGGGTGGCCGAGGGGGGTGAAAGGGCTGTGCTGGCTCCCGGATTCCCCATGGACCCCTGTCCTGGTCTCATCTGCCCGGTGACCCGGGAAGCTGCCCGGACCGCTCGGGTGGGGATCACCCGCATGGGTTGGGGGCTGGCGGACACCGGTACTCTGGTCCAGGATTCGACGGCGGTAGAGCAGCGCCTTGCCTCGAGCCTTCCCTGGGTTCACATCGCCCTCTTGCCCACCAGGGCTCTGCTGCCCGATCTGGCGAGCCTGCTGGAGCGGGTAGACCCGGATCGGGCGGCCTACCTGGCCTTCATCACCGGGCCCAGCCGCACCGCCGACATCGAGAGGGTGCTGGCCATCGGAGTCCACGGCCCGGAGAAGCTGGTCATTGTGTGCGTGGATGATCTGGAGGTGGCGCCATGA